In the genome of Amaranthus tricolor cultivar Red isolate AtriRed21 chromosome 15, ASM2621246v1, whole genome shotgun sequence, one region contains:
- the LOC130801460 gene encoding elongation factor 1-alpha yields MGKEKIHISLVVIGHVDSGKSTTTGHLIYKLGGIDKRVIERFEKEAAEMNKRSFKYAWVLDKLKAERERGITIDIALWKFETNKYYCTVIDAPGHRDFIKNMITGTSQADCAILIIDSTTGGFEAGISKDGQTREHALLAFTLGVKQMICCCNKMDATTPKYSKARYDEIVKEVSSYLKKVGYNPDKIPFVPISGFEGDNMIERSTNLDWYKGPTLLEALDMINEPKRPSDKPLRLPLQDVYKIGGIGTVPVGRVETGVLKPGMVVTFGPTGLTTEVKSVEMHHESLPEALPGDNVGFNVKNVAVKDLKRGYVASDSKNDPAKEAANFTAQVIIMNHPGQIGNGYAPVLDCHTSHIAVKFAELVTKIDRRSGKELEKEPKFLKNGDAGFVKMIPTKPMVVETFSEYPPLGRFAVRDMRQTVAVGVIKNVEKKDPTGAKVTKAAQKKK; encoded by the exons ATGGGTAAGGAAAAGATTCATATCAGTTTGGTGGTCATTGGCCATGTCGATTCTGGAAAGTCCACCACCACTGGTCACTTAATCTACAAGCTTGGAGGTATTGACAAGCGTGTGATCGAGAGATTTGAGAAGGAAGCTGCCGAGATGAACAAGAGGTCCTTCAAGTACGCCTGGGTGCTTGACAAGCTCAAGGCTGAGCGCGAGCGTGGTATTACCATTGATATTGCCTTGTGGAAGTTTGAGACCAACAAGTACTACTGCACAGTTATTGATGCCCCTGGTCACCGTGACTTTATCAAGAACATGATTACTGGTACCTCTCAGGCTGACTGTGCTATCCTCATTATTGACTCCACAACTGGAGGTTTTGAGGCTGGTATCTCCAAGGATGGTCAGACCCGTGAGCACGCCTTGCTTGCTTTCACTCTTGGAGTGAAGCAAATGATTTGCTGCTGTAACAAG ATGGATGCCACCACACCCAAGTACTCCAAGGCTAGGTACGATGAAATCGTCAAGGAAGTCTCTTCATACCTCAAGAAGGTCGGTTACAACCCTGACAAAATCCCATTTGTTCCCATCTCTGGGTTTGAGGGTGACAACATGATTGAGAGGTCCACCAACCTTGACTGGTACAAGGGACCAACTCTCCTTGAGGCTCTTGACATGATCAACGAGCCAAAGAGGCCATCAGACAAGCCCCTCCGTCTCCCACTTCAGGATGTGTACAAGATTGGAGGTATTGGAACTGTGCCCGTGGGACGTGTTGAGACTGGTGTCTTGAAGCCTGGTATGGTTGTCACCTTCGGTCCTACCGGTTTGACCACTGAAGTTAAGTCCGTTGAGATGCACCACGAGTCTCTTCCAGAGGCTCTCCCTGGTGACAATGTTGGTTTCAACGTCAAGAATGTTGCTGTCAAGGATCTCAAGCGTGGTTACGTGGCTTCCGACTCCAAGAACGACCCTGCCAAGGAAGCTGCTAACTTCACTGCTCAGGTCATCATCATGAACCACCCTGGACAGATCGGAAACGGTTATGCTCCAGTGCTCGACTGCCACACCTCCCACATTGCTGTTAAGTTTGCCGAGCTTGTTACCAAGATCGACAGGCGTTCTGGTAAGGAACTCGAGAAGGAGCCCAAGTTCTTGAAGAATGGAGATGCTGGTTTTGTTAAGATGATTCCCACCAAGCCCATGGTGGTGGAGACATTCTCAGAGTACCCTCCTCTTGGTCGTTTTGCCGTGAGGGACATGAGGCAGACTGTTGCTGTCGGTGTCATCAAGAATGTGGAGAAGAAGGATCCAACCGGTGCAAAGGTCACCAAGGCTGCCCAGAAGAAGAAGTGA